A stretch of DNA from Dehalobacterium formicoaceticum:
TCAAAACAAGCTATTAAGTCACCTTCGTTATACGTGTGAACTGTGAAGCCCTCTATCTTTTCATGAGTGTGAGGTAATGAAAGAGGAAGTCCCCAGTCAAGGAGACACCCAAACAGAAGATCCATATCCGTTCGATCTTCCTTAATGTTTGACTGCAGCATTGAAATCATGTCCTGTGTGTAGTCGCCTGCAGCATAGTAAACATCATTCATGTTTGTGTCGTCGAGTTTTAGGACACGGAAACCAATATCGAGATTCAACGCAGTCAACCCCGCCTCAGCTTTGATTTTATCACCGGCACGGCGGATACGTTCTTTACCAATTTCACAAATTGTGGTGAACTCGCTATCTTCGACAGGTTCTGGTAATTGAACCATTACAAATTTTCTTTTACCACCATCATCGTAATTTTGTAACATTACCGCATGTGCAGTACTGGCGGAACCGGAAAAGAAATCTAACACTAAACAATTTTTATCTCCAACAATATCAAGGAATTGGCGAATCATTTTTGTTGGTTTCTTCCCAGCCCGAAAATCGACGCCTCCCTCATGCCTTATATTTCCAAAATCCCCGCTCATATCGTAAAAGTTTACGATTGGCTTATATTTTCGAGAACTACCGGCATTTAACTCTTCTACTCGTGTCAACGGAACACCCGAATAGAACTGGCCTTTTGTCGCACTCTCTTTTTTAGGGCCGGTAAAGTAACGATACCCTATCCCATCTTCGCCAATACCCTCAACTTTATATAGGCATCCAATACCATCTATATCTTTTCTGGTACCGAGATATTTATCAAAAAACTTTCCAGATGTGTTGCCCGTTAATACACTCCCTGATGCCCATGTGTCTTTTAGCAGTCCAATTCTACCTTCTGAATGTTGAATTATACGATATTGTCCGGGTTTGAAAATTGTGACAGTTTTACCTCCGAGAACAATCGTTTCTCCTTGTGCGTCCTCAACAATCTCGTTTCTAAACTTGCCTACGTCATACTCTTCAAATGGTTTATTAGGTACAAAATCGCTTTTAGATTTAGCGTAAACCAAAACCTGTTCGATTAGTTTTTGAAAATCATCTTTCTCATTTAGAGACTTGCTTGCATACCTTACTTGAATATAGAACACATCAATCAAATTTTCCGAACCAAAAACTTCATCGCATATTTTTCTAAGGTTATGTGCTTCGTTATCATCAATGGAAACGAAAATCACACCATCGTTCGACATTAAATTTCGTGAAAGCAGAAGTGTTGGGTAAATTGAAGAACACCAAGCTGAGTGATACCGTGGGTTAGCCGTGTTGTTTTCCTTAAAATTCCGTAATCCGTCATCATCATACACTTCTACAGCTTCTTCATATTCATCTTCAGTCATAATATGTTTATCACGATATATGAAACTATCCTTCCCTGTATTGTATGGTGGGTCAATATAGATCATCTTCACCTTGCCAAGGTAGCTTTCTTGCAACAATTTCAGCACATCAAGGTTGTCGCCCTCTATGTAAAGATTCTCGGTTGTGTCCCAATCTTTGCTCTCTTCCATGCAAGGTCGGAGTGTTTTGCGTATAGGTCTACCGGTCTCGGCAATGGCAGCTCGCTTTCCCACCCATGTAAACTCATAGGCTTCATCTCCAAAAATATCCTCGCCAAGCATGGTGCGCAACAGGTCAATATTGACCTTTCCCTCGGTAACCGCACCGGGAAAAAGCTCGGCAATCTTCGCAACATTCTCGGCGGTAAGGTTTGGGGTTTCGAATTTCATTTTATCCATATCAATTATCCTCCTATTTGTGGCAGTTTCTCAATGATCGGTTGAGCCAAGTTCCAAACAACCGTGGCGTAACCTGATATATTTGCAAGAGTTTATGCATCTTTGATTGTTTTCTTTATCCTGCCCATAACCTTGGTATAGACTGATTTCGCTTCGGCTTGATTTTTTGCCTTGGCGATGGTTAATACCTCGGCAATTATCTCAATTAACACATCTTGCTGCTCATTGCTCTTGCTGATAAGGTCAACAAGTGTATAGAGGTTAGTCGTGTTCTGCTCAATGGCGCGGAGACTTCGGATTGTTTCTTCACGATAGGCAGCTTCTGCTGCTTCTTTTCGTTCGCGTTCTCTTTGGACATCTCGCAGTGACCGCTCCATTTCACGTTGATTTACAGCAATCGAGTCAACCACAGAATTAGCAAGGTGATTTGTTGTTGACAAATCTATTCTCGGCATATTTGCCGGATCAAACTTCAATCCATCACTCATTGTAGTTCCTCCAGTTTTTTATTAAGTCGTTTCAACTCCCCATTCAACTCAACTTGTTTATTAAACTGCTTTTCCCGCACTATTTTCTTTTCCAGTCCAGCAATCTCGCGTTCAAGTTTTTGCCGTAGTTTGTCTTTTTCAACCGCTTCGGCTATATCTCCCTCTGTATCTAATCTTCCGCCAGCTATATGGCGTGCAAGATTTTCATAAACGGTATCTAGATTTAATCCGTCAAGCTTTAGCGTGCTTCCATCAATTCGAAACCAGTCAGAGTTGTAGTATGTACCTGATGCTTCGATCCAAGTTTGAGCAACATTTTCAAAAGTCAGCACGAATAAAATTTTGTATGGGATTGCCTTATTTATAGCCGTCAAAACACGTTTATCCAAGCCGCGCTGCCGCAAGGAAATTTCAAATACTTGTATTTCTTTAACATCCTCACCGGGAGCCAAGCCCACTGTTGTATCAGAAAGTTTATTTCTCCAGATAATCGATTCAATTTGATTTTTTATAATGTCGCGCAACTGGGTAGTCATTGTTGTGTTAGCATAAATTTTTTCCTTTGCCACACGCCGGTTGACTTCAGTTGAACGGGGTAATCCTAACATATCTTCACCTCACCACCAGGAAGCAAATCATTTCAAAGTCATCCAGACCGCTTATCTTGTTATTTAAGGCAGAGGTGCCGCCTATATTAAAAAGACTGTCAATGTCGTTTTCCTCTTTCACTTCAATGATGGATGTTATTGCATCTGTAAGAAGGGTTGAGATACTTTGCATATCCCGGCCATCTTTTGTCTCAGTATTAAACTCACGGCAAACATCCATTACCGGGGTGTTTATTCCTTTGCACAGTGACCTGAATTTATCGAGAAGATCCTTAGGGGAAAGATGATCACAGATAACTTCCCCACCCGTTCCCACATAAACCATATAAAATGGGTGAAGTCGGTTTTGCATGTCTATATTTACACTGTTATTCAGGTTCTTGAGAACAAACACGACTCCAGGAGGGCAATCCTCTGAAGCGGGAACCACAGCATGAAGTCCGTAGGGGATCGTATCCATGTCGCCGTTTTGCTTTACATATTCAAGTAGATCGAGCCGGAATTCATTCAAACCCAAGTCCATAATGGATATCCCTGATTGCATATCTTCGATATCCACAACTTCTTCCTGAAGTCGTTTAAGTTGTGCTTTGCGGTATTCGAGATCGCCCTTTTCTTCTGCATTGATTAGATCATCATCGCCAGTGGCTGTCATGATCGAAATGCGCATCCTGGTTTCAACTCGCCCTTTAAGAGAGAGATACTCATCCAGATCCACATCCGGCCAGAAATTAACAAGTTGAATTACAGCATTATGGCTGCCTATTCGATCGATTCGTCCAAAGCGCTGGATAATGCGAACTGGATTCCAATGAATGTCATAATTAACACAGTAATCACAGTCTTGGAGGTTCTGGCCTTCTGAAATACAATCTGTTGCAATCAAAACGGAAATATCATCTCGATTGTTTGGCATCAACAAGTTCTTATCCTTAGAAATCGGCGAAAACAATGTCAGCACATCATTCATGGACGCTTTTTGGCCCTTTATGGTGGTCCTGCCTTCTACACTTCCCGTAATTATTGCTGAGTCCAAGCCAAACTGAGACTTTACGAAAGCGCTTACGTTTTTGTAAAGATACTCGGCTGTATCGGAGAAAGCTGAAAAAATCAGGATTTTTTGATTCCCTTCGTTAATTGGATTATTTAGTTTGCTCTCAATCAACCCTAAAAGAGTTTGGAGCTTGGTATCATGTTCAGGTGTGATATCATCTATCATGATTTTAAGAAGTCCTAGCGTTTCAGCATCTTCGGCGAGCCTATCTCGCCAAGACTTGTAATCCATATCCGCTAGATCAATTTTATACTATGTTCAGCCGCGAAATACTCTGTATTGCGGTCATCATCATCGAAATCAACATCATCACCAACAAGTTCGCGCCCTTTGATAACTGAGCCACCCCCTGATGTGAACGCATCGATTTCATCAATTGTATCGTCAATGAGCTTCTTAACGCGACCTAAGGTCAATCGAAAGGACTCCACAGAGCTTTCAAGTCGTTTTAAGAGGTTAATGCTCATCAAACGGCGTATTCCCATTTCTCGCCCTGCACGGTTTATATTAATCGACGTGTCGACATACTTGCCCAATTGGCTCGGGAAGATGAAGTCGGTTGGTATATATACCGAGAGGTTTAGTCTCATCAATTGCTCATAAATCTCACTGTAGTTGATTGTTCCTTCCAAGTTGCTGAGGCGCGGACGAAGAGAAAGAGGCTTTAATCGTTCCGGAAAAGAACCAATCTCATTCATGTTGTAATATTTCTCGATGTGTTTACGAGAACGAGCAATGGTTACGCTGTCAAGCACTTCAAAAAAGTCAAAATCCAGAGATTTTAGGAGCATCTCCGTAGTTCGTTCGCCATCATTCTGTTTATTCCAATAGTTAAATACCTTCTGTGCATTTCGAAATATCTCATCAATCGGTCGTTTCGTTCCAAGCTTGTCATTAATAAGGCTTGGATTACCTTCGTAAGCCAGTTCAAGCTGATTTCTCAGGTCAATAAAGCGGTTGTTGACCGGGGTTGCTGAAAGCATGAGGACCTTTGTCTTAACGCCGGCACGAATGACACGGTTCATAAGTCGAAGGTAGCGATTTTCACGTCGATCATCACCATAGACCTCTCCGCCGTTTCTGAAGTTATGAGATTCATCGATGACGACTAGGTCATAGTTGCCCCAGTTTAGTCTGCTCAAATCCAATCCATTTGATTTTCCTCGTTCTCTGGAGAGGTCAGTATGGTAAAGGACGTCATACCTTAATCGATCTGCTGCAATGGGATTATTGACATAGTTATCTTTAAAAGTATTCCAGTTATCTGACAGTTTTTTCGGGCAAAGGACAAGTACAGAGCGATTTCGGTTCTCGTAATATTTCATGACAGCAAGTGCGGTAAATGTCTTACCAAGTCCTACGCTATCAGCGAGGATGCATCCATTGAATGTCTCGAGCTTATTGATTATTGCAAGGGCTGCATCCTTCTGAAATGTATAAAGCTTATTCCAAATCTTGCTGTCCTTAAATCCGGTGGCTTCATTTGGCAGTACATCCTCAGAAATATCTTCCAGAAATTCATTAAAGATATTATAGATTGCAACAAAATATATAAATTCCGGAGCATTTTCGTTATAAGCAACGGTAATGCCGTCAATGACTTGCTCAGTCACATCCTGCATCAGATTTTTGTCATTCCAAATCTGGCCAAACATGCGAACATATTCGTCTGAAAGGGGCGCAAACATCTTATTGACCGGATTGATAATGTTGTTACCGCGTTCACACCCGATGTCAGCAGTTGTGAAACTATGGAGTGGCATATAAGTTTTGGGCTCTTCGCCAATTACATTCATAAAACCGCTAATGTTTCCACCAGTTAAGTTTGAGCGGAATTTCACTTTCTTGCGAATCCAATCCGCACATTCGCGAGCAATCGCTTTTTGTGTCAATTCATTGCGTAGCTTCACTTCAAATTCAGTACCATACAGGGAGCGCTCACGATCCAGGCGAGGAATATAAAACTCCCGTTTTTCTTTTGGAGCTTTCTCGTGTAGAAATGTCGGAGAAGTGAAAATAAAGCGCAGCTCATCAATGCCATCAAGCTGTTTCTTGAGGGCCTGGTATGCGTATATAGAAAAACATGCCGCCGCTATGGACAGCTTGTCTCCTTTTTTTATTGTAACCATCAAATCGTCTTTGACAGTTCTGCTGACGTTATCCAACAATTCCGGCATTTGCATAATTTTCCCTCATTTCTAAGAGTATTTTGATCCTTAAATTTCGTTGTTTGATTATTCGAACGATTTTACACATTTATTAACCTTGTTTATTTCCAAGTTAAATTATAACGACAAAATTATTCTCTCAAAGCGCATGTAATAATGCCTACTTTTGGGTAGGCACAATTTCCATAATGTCCCCA
This window harbors:
- a CDS encoding C-terminal helicase domain-containing protein; the encoded protein is MIDDITPEHDTKLQTLLGLIESKLNNPINEGNQKILIFSAFSDTAEYLYKNVSAFVKSQFGLDSAIITGSVEGRTTIKGQKASMNDVLTLFSPISKDKNLLMPNNRDDISVLIATDCISEGQNLQDCDYCVNYDIHWNPVRIIQRFGRIDRIGSHNAVIQLVNFWPDVDLDEYLSLKGRVETRMRISIMTATGDDDLINAEEKGDLEYRKAQLKRLQEEVVDIEDMQSGISIMDLGLNEFRLDLLEYVKQNGDMDTIPYGLHAVVPASEDCPPGVVFVLKNLNNSVNIDMQNRLHPFYMVYVGTGGEVICDHLSPKDLLDKFRSLCKGINTPVMDVCREFNTETKDGRDMQSISTLLTDAITSIIEVKEENDIDSLFNIGGTSALNNKISGLDDFEMICFLVVR
- a CDS encoding DUF4391 domain-containing protein, giving the protein MLGLPRSTEVNRRVAKEKIYANTTMTTQLRDIIKNQIESIIWRNKLSDTTVGLAPGEDVKEIQVFEISLRQRGLDKRVLTAINKAIPYKILFVLTFENVAQTWIEASGTYYNSDWFRIDGSTLKLDGLNLDTVYENLARHIAGGRLDTEGDIAEAVEKDKLRQKLEREIAGLEKKIVREKQFNKQVELNGELKRLNKKLEELQ
- a CDS encoding site-specific DNA-methyltransferase, whose amino-acid sequence is MDKMKFETPNLTAENVAKIAELFPGAVTEGKVNIDLLRTMLGEDIFGDEAYEFTWVGKRAAIAETGRPIRKTLRPCMEESKDWDTTENLYIEGDNLDVLKLLQESYLGKVKMIYIDPPYNTGKDSFIYRDKHIMTEDEYEEAVEVYDDDGLRNFKENNTANPRYHSAWCSSIYPTLLLSRNLMSNDGVIFVSIDDNEAHNLRKICDEVFGSENLIDVFYIQVRYASKSLNEKDDFQKLIEQVLVYAKSKSDFVPNKPFEEYDVGKFRNEIVEDAQGETIVLGGKTVTIFKPGQYRIIQHSEGRIGLLKDTWASGSVLTGNTSGKFFDKYLGTRKDIDGIGCLYKVEGIGEDGIGYRYFTGPKKESATKGQFYSGVPLTRVEELNAGSSRKYKPIVNFYDMSGDFGNIRHEGGVDFRAGKKPTKMIRQFLDIVGDKNCLVLDFFSGSASTAHAVMLQNYDDGGKRKFVMVQLPEPVEDSEFTTICEIGKERIRRAGDKIKAEAGLTALNLDIGFRVLKLDDTNMNDVYYAAGDYTQDMISMLQSNIKEDRTDMDLLFGCLLDWGLPLSLPHTHEKIEGFTVHTYNEGDLIACFEERITEKVIREIASRQPLRVVFRDSSFTSSPEKINVVEIFKLLAPNTTVRVI
- a CDS encoding SNF2-related protein, whose product is MQMPELLDNVSRTVKDDLMVTIKKGDKLSIAAACFSIYAYQALKKQLDGIDELRFIFTSPTFLHEKAPKEKREFYIPRLDRERSLYGTEFEVKLRNELTQKAIARECADWIRKKVKFRSNLTGGNISGFMNVIGEEPKTYMPLHSFTTADIGCERGNNIINPVNKMFAPLSDEYVRMFGQIWNDKNLMQDVTEQVIDGITVAYNENAPEFIYFVAIYNIFNEFLEDISEDVLPNEATGFKDSKIWNKLYTFQKDAALAIINKLETFNGCILADSVGLGKTFTALAVMKYYENRNRSVLVLCPKKLSDNWNTFKDNYVNNPIAADRLRYDVLYHTDLSRERGKSNGLDLSRLNWGNYDLVVIDESHNFRNGGEVYGDDRRENRYLRLMNRVIRAGVKTKVLMLSATPVNNRFIDLRNQLELAYEGNPSLINDKLGTKRPIDEIFRNAQKVFNYWNKQNDGERTTEMLLKSLDFDFFEVLDSVTIARSRKHIEKYYNMNEIGSFPERLKPLSLRPRLSNLEGTINYSEIYEQLMRLNLSVYIPTDFIFPSQLGKYVDTSININRAGREMGIRRLMSINLLKRLESSVESFRLTLGRVKKLIDDTIDEIDAFTSGGGSVIKGRELVGDDVDFDDDDRNTEYFAAEHSIKLI